From Bacteroidota bacterium:
TATATCCTACACCGTTTCCTCCATCGGAGGTAGAAACGTACGAAGGAGTAAGTTCCATTAGTATAGGTATATCCTGACCGAGATTTCGGGTGTTAATTTCTTCTTTTGTGATGTTTGTGTAGGCTACCGGAGTTTTGCTCGATGCTCTTGTTGCTGTTACGGTTATTTCATCAGTTAGAAATGCACTTGTCTCCAGAATAATTTCAAGTTTTCTGTTTGAATCAACTTTCACTTTTTCCCGATGGGTTGTCATTCCCACGAATGTTACTGTGACAGAGTAATTTCCGGCTCTTAAATTTTTAAAGCTGAATTCTCCTTTTGAGTTTGTTGCTTTTCCAAGATTAAGTTCTTTAATAACCACATTTGCGCCAACAACAATCTCATTGTTTTGGTCTATTACAGTTCCCGATAATGAAATTTGTGCATTCAGCCAATTTGAACTAATCAGCAGTAGTATTAAAATGTAATAATTCTTCATAGAAGTAAATGGTTTGCTTCAAATGAAGGGGCGAATTTTGAATGTATTATATATAAATTTTACATATCCCTTACCGGAATTACCCGGTCAGGTTCAATGGGTTTGATCTCAGCCCGAATAGTAGGGCACCCCTTTTGAGATTTTAAGCAAAAGTATAATATATAATTGAGATGTAATAAAAAAGAGGAGATAATTCTCCTCTTTTTTAGTTTTTATTAAGTTTAATTGCTATTCGTGCTTGACAGCGATTGATGTTCAGGACGTAGAAGGTCGTTTACCGTTTTTACAGGGTTAAATGTAGTATCGGGAACTTCAACAAAAATTGTGTTCCAGTCAGACATTGCACCATTCCAAAGCCCGGGGTGTTCTAAAGCTTTTAAAGTTTTTCCGTCCTTCGATTTCTCAGAAATAAACCCTGTATTATCGTCTATAAAATTATTTAAGTCCAGAGCCACGCCAGACCAATCTTTGAAAGAACAAACAATGTCGACAGGATTAAAATGAGTAGAACGCGATACTATATCTTTCTGGTCTTTATTGTTCATGTCTACCTGGGCACTTTCTACAATCTGTAAGCTTATTTCCCCATGTTTGTTTTTTACCCAGAAAGGTCCTCCCCCCGGTTCACCCTCATTTTTTACCATTCCACAAACTCTAAGTGGTCTGTTTAAAATTCTTTTTAACTCTTCGATCTTTTTTTCTGCATCCAGCTGATAATAGCTTTTGGGTAATATGACAGATAACTGTACTTCTATGAATTGCTCAATTGCTTCAATCGTATCATTGGTATAGTCGCCGGCCACTATCCTCGACTGGTATGAGTTAATTATCCTGTTGGCAGTCAGTAATAATCCCCCAATAATTTTTTTATACCTGATAGTGTTTTGTTTTAGAAAATCGGGTACTACATTGTCAATATTTTTAATAAAAATGATGTCTTCTTCCAGTTTATTCAGGTTTTCGATAAGGGCACCATGGCCACCCGGACGGAACAAAATACTACCATCTTCATTTCTAAAAGGTTCGTTGTTGTTGTCAACTGCAATAGTGTCGGTTGATGCTGACTGGTAGCTATATGATATATTATATTTTACATTAAAATCAGATTCGTATTTATCTATTTTTGAATCAACCAATTCTTCGAATAACTCTCTGTGTTCCTGCGAAATTGTGAAATGAATATTAACATTACCATCTGCTTGTCTTGCATATCTTGCCCCTTCAACCAAATGTTCTGAAACAGCCGTACGGTATTTGTTATAATAAAAATGAAATGCCAAAAGTCCTTTAGGTTTGTTGTTGTAGTTAAGCCCGACATCTGTAAGAAGGTACTTTAGAACTGTCTTATATTTTTCATTTTCGGATAAAAGATCGTATTTTATTCCTGCATTTTCAATAGTATCCATCAACTCGTTATAAAAAGCAAAGCGATATAACTTTTCGAAAAATTCTTTTACACTTTTTAGTCCGTTATCTTTCACGAAACTGTCAAAGTTGTCATTATCTATGTCGAATTCATTGTAAAAAGAAGTCAAATCCTTAAACATACGTGAAGCTGCACCCGAAGCTGGTACGAATTTCGTAATACTGTGACTGACTGTTCCTTGATCATATGTTTCCTCATATCGTTTCTCTCTATGAGGTTTTAATACATATATCCCATCATTCTCAGTAGCAGGTCTGATAAGTTTCATATACGGGAAGCCATTTTTAAATCTATCTAACTGTTTCCCGATTATATCTTTGTTGATTCCTAAATTGTCTATCTGATTTAAATCTCTTTCTTTTAGCATTTGTGTTGTAACTTTAGGTTAACTTTTCCTTTAGATTATATTTTTATGATTTTGTTATAGCCATTTCGTAGGCTTCCACATAAAATTTAATTAATTTTTCCCAATCGAATTCAGTAGAAAAGGCCTCCGACTTATTTCTTTGAATGATTCTTTCATGCGGTGTCGAATTTACAAAATTGTAGAGCATTCCTGCGAGCTGATCTGCTGATTCTTCAAAATTTTTGAAAACTCTGTCAATTACCTGAACTCCGTCCTTTATAGTGCCTTCGGTTTCGCTAT
This genomic window contains:
- a CDS encoding DUF4301 family protein, with protein sequence MLKERDLNQIDNLGINKDIIGKQLDRFKNGFPYMKLIRPATENDGIYVLKPHREKRYEETYDQGTVSHSITKFVPASGAASRMFKDLTSFYNEFDIDNDNFDSFVKDNGLKSVKEFFEKLYRFAFYNELMDTIENAGIKYDLLSENEKYKTVLKYLLTDVGLNYNNKPKGLLAFHFYYNKYRTAVSEHLVEGARYARQADGNVNIHFTISQEHRELFEELVDSKIDKYESDFNVKYNISYSYQSASTDTIAVDNNNEPFRNEDGSILFRPGGHGALIENLNKLEEDIIFIKNIDNVVPDFLKQNTIRYKKIIGGLLLTANRIINSYQSRIVAGDYTNDTIEAIEQFIEVQLSVILPKSYYQLDAEKKIEELKRILNRPLRVCGMVKNEGEPGGGPFWVKNKHGEISLQIVESAQVDMNNKDQKDIVSRSTHFNPVDIVCSFKDWSGVALDLNNFIDDNTGFISEKSKDGKTLKALEHPGLWNGAMSDWNTIFVEVPDTTFNPVKTVNDLLRPEHQSLSSTNSN